A portion of the Coraliomargarita sinensis genome contains these proteins:
- a CDS encoding MlaE family ABC transporter permease — MIRRLGSLALGTVHELGEISLFGLSSLAGFGSQRHRMAKLVTAIHEIGVRCTPIVATVGLFTGLVMGLQLYYTLVQFGAESALGTAVALSLIRELGPVLTALMIVGQAGSAMASELGIQRNDEQIDALQTMSIDPKGYLVGPRLVAALICYPILTAIFDLIGILGGYLTGSVLLSVDPGVYWARVFESVTWADVRGGFVKAIVFGLLTIAICAYRGFNTHRKASFPGVRGVSESATRAVVWSSVSVLAADYLITSFLL; from the coding sequence ATGATACGGAGATTGGGCAGCCTTGCACTCGGGACGGTTCACGAGCTTGGAGAGATCAGCCTTTTTGGGCTGTCCTCCCTGGCCGGTTTCGGTTCCCAGCGCCATCGCATGGCGAAACTGGTTACGGCGATTCATGAGATTGGCGTTCGCTGCACGCCTATTGTGGCCACAGTCGGTCTGTTCACGGGTTTGGTGATGGGCCTGCAACTCTATTACACTCTGGTCCAGTTTGGTGCCGAGTCCGCGCTGGGGACTGCAGTGGCCCTCTCGCTGATTCGTGAGTTGGGGCCAGTCCTGACGGCCTTGATGATCGTGGGGCAGGCGGGTTCGGCGATGGCTTCGGAGCTAGGTATTCAGAGGAATGACGAGCAAATCGATGCGCTGCAGACCATGAGTATCGACCCGAAAGGCTACCTCGTCGGGCCGCGACTGGTCGCTGCACTGATCTGTTATCCGATTCTTACCGCCATATTTGATTTGATTGGAATTCTAGGCGGTTACCTGACCGGCTCGGTATTGCTAAGTGTCGATCCTGGGGTGTATTGGGCACGTGTTTTTGAGAGTGTGACGTGGGCCGATGTTCGAGGAGGGTTCGTGAAGGCGATCGTCTTCGGCCTGCTGACCATCGCCATCTGCGCCTACCGGGGGTTTAATACTCACCGGAAGGCTTCATTCCCGGGGGTGCGGGGCGTCAGTGAATCGGCAACACGCGCCGTCGTCTGGTCGAGCGTAAGCGTGCTTGCTGCAGACTATTTGATCACTTCATTTCTACTCTAA